One window of the Rosa rugosa chromosome 3, drRosRugo1.1, whole genome shotgun sequence genome contains the following:
- the LOC133739043 gene encoding small ribosomal subunit protein uS14z/uS14y/uS14x — protein MGHSNVWNSHPKSYGPGSRTCRVCGNPHGLVRKYGLMCCRQCFRSNAKEIGFIKYR, from the exons ATGGGACACTCGAACGTCTGGAACTCGCATCCCAAGTCTTACGGCCCTGGTTCTCGCACTTG CCGAGTGTGTGGGAATCCTCATGGGTTGGTCAGGAAGTACGGACTGATGTGCTGCAGGCAGTGCTTCCGCAGCAATGCAAAGGAAATTGGCTTCATCAAG TACCGTTAA
- the LOC133741066 gene encoding uncharacterized protein LOC133741066, which produces MKKVSGLWGVLLLVLMFLGVSSSRKASLFPDMLVNHHGDGLKMTSTSRRLQVISGYNHRHRHTGNVDLDDYRPIDPSPSSKASIKPGPIEHSAPIIPYIPNPKSSPPRSPSPSGSP; this is translated from the exons ATGAAGAAGGTTTCTGGGTTGTGGGGGGTTTTGCTTTTGGTGCTAATGTTCCTTGGTGTCTCTAGCAGCAGAAAAGCCTCCTTATTTCCAG ATATGCTTGTCAACCACCACGGTGATGGTTTGAAAATGACAAGTACAAGCAGGAGACTCCAG GTGATCAGCGGATACAATCACAGGCACAGGCACACAGGCAATGTAGATCTGGATGATTACCGCCCCATTGATCCTTCTCCAAGTTCAAAAGCTTCTATTAAACCTGGACCCATCGAGCACAGCGCGCCTATAATCCCATATATTCCAAATCCAAAGTCTTCGCCTCCTCGTTCTCCCAGTCCAAGTGGTTCTCCTTAA